The Fulvivirga ligni genome window below encodes:
- a CDS encoding glycoside hydrolase family 97 protein, protein MNQSTRHLFTIVVLFLSFQSLSAKDKPVTVKSPDSKLAVSITVGDKINYTISANGKNLLTDCHLGIAIGGPEMKKPALKKTKTTSGKEELHPYVSLKYNTVKSEYNGVELSLGNGYAVEFRVFNDGVAYRLITSEKGDMEVYNEDFTIGFPEDYLLHLQQPGGFKTSCEEPYSHVESSQWKASDRMSSLPVLIDTKDKYKILISESDLSDYPAMFLKSNEGNTVKAVFPKAPLEFGPDGDRSLKITKEADYIAKTKGSRTLPWRYFVITDDKGLMENTMTLKLAAKSRIDDPSWIKPGQVSWEWWNGAAPYGPDVNFVSGQNQDTYKYYIDFASKYGISYIILDEGWAKSTTDPFTASSQVDVKELVEYGKQKNVGIILWLTWLSVENHMDVFKAYKDWGVKGVKIDFMDRSDQWMVDYYERVVKEAAKHQLIVDFHGSFKPAGLEYKYPNLISYEGVRGMEQMGGCTPDNSIYFPFIRNAVGPMDYTPGAMISMQPNVYRSERPNSASIGTRAYQMALFVVFESGVQMLADNPTMYYKNPDCTEFITSVPVTWDETQALEAEVGQLAVVAKRKGEKWFVGGITNGAQDAREVTLNFDFLDKNKTYTMTYFEDGINAGRQAMDYRKKTKQVKNGDKITIKMVRNGGWVARLE, encoded by the coding sequence ATGAACCAATCAACCCGACACCTTTTTACAATAGTCGTTCTTTTTCTTTCCTTTCAGAGCTTATCAGCGAAGGATAAACCAGTAACCGTTAAATCTCCAGATAGCAAGCTGGCTGTCAGCATTACGGTAGGCGATAAGATCAATTATACTATCAGTGCTAATGGAAAGAATTTACTTACTGATTGCCATTTAGGCATAGCTATTGGCGGACCAGAAATGAAGAAGCCAGCGCTGAAGAAAACAAAGACTACTAGTGGAAAAGAGGAACTTCATCCCTATGTTTCTTTAAAGTATAATACAGTAAAATCAGAGTACAACGGTGTGGAGTTGTCATTAGGTAATGGCTATGCGGTTGAGTTCAGAGTATTTAATGATGGCGTGGCCTACAGGCTTATCACCAGCGAAAAAGGTGATATGGAGGTTTATAATGAAGACTTTACCATAGGTTTTCCTGAGGATTATCTCCTGCATTTGCAGCAGCCGGGAGGCTTCAAAACTTCATGCGAAGAGCCTTACAGCCACGTAGAGTCTAGTCAATGGAAAGCCAGCGATAGAATGAGCTCTCTGCCGGTGTTGATTGATACCAAAGATAAATACAAGATCCTGATCAGTGAATCTGATCTTTCGGATTATCCTGCTATGTTCTTAAAATCAAATGAGGGTAATACGGTGAAGGCGGTGTTTCCTAAAGCTCCTCTGGAGTTTGGTCCTGACGGTGATAGAAGCTTAAAAATAACCAAAGAGGCCGATTATATCGCCAAAACCAAAGGCTCCAGAACGCTACCATGGCGCTATTTCGTGATTACCGATGACAAAGGACTGATGGAAAACACCATGACCCTGAAATTGGCCGCTAAAAGCCGGATCGATGATCCTTCCTGGATAAAGCCGGGACAGGTGAGCTGGGAATGGTGGAACGGCGCAGCACCTTATGGACCTGACGTGAACTTCGTAAGTGGACAAAATCAGGATACTTACAAATACTACATTGACTTTGCTTCCAAATATGGCATCTCTTACATCATTTTAGATGAAGGTTGGGCCAAAAGCACCACCGATCCTTTTACAGCTTCCTCACAGGTAGATGTTAAAGAACTGGTGGAATATGGTAAGCAGAAAAATGTGGGTATTATCCTGTGGCTCACCTGGTTATCAGTAGAAAACCACATGGATGTTTTCAAAGCTTACAAAGACTGGGGCGTGAAGGGTGTGAAGATCGACTTCATGGATAGGAGTGACCAGTGGATGGTAGACTACTATGAAAGAGTGGTAAAAGAAGCCGCCAAACATCAGCTGATTGTTGATTTTCATGGTTCTTTTAAACCTGCCGGTCTGGAGTATAAATATCCTAACCTGATTTCTTACGAGGGGGTAAGAGGCATGGAGCAAATGGGCGGTTGTACACCAGATAACAGTATCTATTTCCCATTTATCAGAAATGCCGTTGGCCCTATGGATTATACGCCAGGTGCCATGATCAGCATGCAGCCTAATGTCTATCGTTCTGAAAGGCCTAACTCTGCCAGTATTGGCACCAGAGCCTATCAGATGGCATTGTTTGTAGTGTTTGAAAGTGGTGTGCAAATGCTGGCCGATAACCCCACCATGTACTACAAAAACCCTGACTGTACTGAGTTTATCACCTCGGTGCCCGTAACCTGGGATGAGACCCAAGCTTTAGAGGCTGAGGTAGGACAGTTGGCAGTGGTGGCCAAAAGAAAAGGGGAGAAGTGGTTCGTAGGTGGCATTACCAACGGAGCTCAGGATGCCCGCGAAGTAACGCTCAATTTTGATTTTCTCGACAAGAACAAAACGTACACCATGACCTATTTTGAAGATGGCATTAATGCCGGCAGACAGGCCATGGACTACCGTAAGAAAACCAAACAAGTGAAAAATGGTGACAAGATCACTATAAAAATGGTGCGCAATGGCGGCTGGGTGGCCCGGCTGGAATAG
- a CDS encoding RICIN domain-containing protein, which produces MKNYTKPKKLLLLSVLCVLLWSIPGCMQDELEPQQSEDENTDVLIEKPIDNGRVARDNGINPAWADMAYRGFNSAFLTTSGGRTYYKRALNDNASDGTWTLALDIQGMMDVYERTGLPEHRTLVNNLVNGFLQLNPPPYDWDGWNDDIAWFGLVLARGHQMTGTSNYLTQARYCFDYIWSRGWDTQYNNGGIWEQQPDYTPEGGEIIKEALSNNPTGLLACMIYQSNGDQWYLDRAIQIYDWVWWHLFNAETGQVYRGIYPNGQVDQGTAVYNQGAFIDFANVLWKLTGNPNYLRDATRAASYVKNNMTSNGIISNGAGYLNTWAAEFARGLGHLCTDNPELWDTFGDWMVQNATSIWNNRRTDYNLTWNAWNQQTPNNGSMIPTQHVSAVAWLQFAPAKRPGITSGGTFSIISKASGKAVDVEAGSTSNGGNILQWTNYNQPNQRWVITEAATNAYRIRSAGSGLSLDLEGGNTANGTNVIQWGWNGGSNQMWYLVPDGQGYYSIVSVASGRALDVAGGSNENGANILQWNINDADNQKWSLVP; this is translated from the coding sequence ATGAAAAACTACACAAAACCTAAAAAACTCTTACTTCTGAGTGTATTATGCGTTTTGCTATGGTCTATTCCAGGTTGTATGCAAGATGAACTTGAACCTCAGCAGTCAGAAGATGAAAACACTGATGTACTGATTGAAAAACCCATTGATAACGGCCGTGTGGCCCGTGATAATGGCATAAATCCTGCCTGGGCGGACATGGCTTATCGTGGCTTCAACAGTGCTTTCCTCACTACCTCTGGAGGCAGAACTTACTACAAGCGCGCCTTGAATGACAATGCCTCTGATGGCACCTGGACGCTCGCCCTTGATATCCAAGGCATGATGGACGTATATGAAAGAACAGGACTGCCAGAACATAGAACGCTGGTTAACAACCTGGTTAATGGCTTCTTACAGTTGAATCCACCACCATACGATTGGGATGGCTGGAATGATGACATCGCCTGGTTTGGTTTGGTACTGGCCAGAGGACACCAGATGACCGGCACCAGCAACTACCTAACTCAGGCCCGCTACTGCTTCGATTATATCTGGAGCAGAGGTTGGGATACGCAGTATAACAATGGCGGTATCTGGGAACAGCAGCCTGACTACACACCTGAAGGTGGCGAAATCATTAAAGAGGCCTTATCTAATAACCCTACCGGGCTATTGGCATGTATGATTTATCAAAGCAATGGCGATCAGTGGTATCTTGACCGTGCTATTCAGATTTATGACTGGGTATGGTGGCATTTGTTTAATGCTGAAACTGGCCAGGTGTACAGAGGTATCTATCCTAACGGACAGGTAGATCAGGGTACTGCGGTTTATAACCAGGGTGCTTTCATCGACTTTGCTAACGTATTGTGGAAGCTTACCGGAAATCCTAACTACCTGAGAGACGCAACACGTGCTGCCTCATATGTAAAAAACAACATGACCAGTAACGGCATCATCTCCAACGGAGCAGGATACCTGAATACCTGGGCAGCTGAATTTGCCAGAGGTCTGGGACACTTATGTACTGATAACCCTGAGCTTTGGGATACTTTTGGTGACTGGATGGTGCAGAATGCCACTTCCATCTGGAATAACAGAAGAACCGATTATAACCTGACCTGGAACGCCTGGAATCAGCAAACTCCGAATAACGGCAGCATGATACCTACACAGCATGTAAGTGCGGTGGCCTGGTTACAGTTTGCCCCAGCCAAAAGGCCTGGAATAACTTCAGGAGGTACTTTCAGCATTATATCCAAAGCCAGTGGAAAAGCGGTAGATGTAGAAGCAGGTTCTACCTCCAATGGTGGCAATATCCTTCAATGGACCAATTATAACCAGCCTAACCAAAGGTGGGTCATCACCGAAGCTGCTACCAATGCTTACCGCATAAGAAGTGCAGGAAGTGGCCTTTCTTTAGATCTTGAAGGTGGCAACACAGCCAACGGCACTAATGTGATACAGTGGGGCTGGAATGGTGGTAGCAACCAAATGTGGTACCTGGTGCCTGACGGACAAGGATATTATTCCATAGTGTCAGTAGCCAGCGGAAGAGCACTGGATGTAGCAGGCGGTTCTAACGAAAATGGAGCTAACATCCTTCAATGGAACATCAATGATGCTGATAACCAAAAATGGAGCTTAGTGCCATGA
- a CDS encoding BT_3987 domain-containing protein codes for MKNITAYIIVASVLVFACDPDVDIPGNEKVDSYSKVYMAQAEGGARKYTYGISDKPEHLTLGATYGGMDYPSGDVMINIDIDDQLVADYNSANGTSYPILPHEAYEVSGNEVKILSGEVSSSLIDVTISTQEGDMIPFEEYMMAAQITNVSEGVTLNTDLQTAYFILKYEPLIPRDAWQVVSLSTEEPAEGANGGLVSSTIDGNENTFWHSKWSGGEAPPPHWFILDMAEIYTLHGLSILTRQSDNSGKPKEIVVEISEDGDTWTEGGSYTLENTSDLQRVFFTTGFNKPARYFKVTVNSSYNAGYTHMAEIYAF; via the coding sequence ATGAAAAATATAACAGCTTATATCATTGTAGCATCAGTTTTGGTTTTTGCCTGTGATCCTGATGTAGACATACCTGGAAATGAAAAGGTTGATAGCTATTCTAAAGTGTACATGGCACAGGCCGAAGGCGGTGCCAGAAAGTATACGTATGGCATTTCGGATAAACCCGAGCACCTGACTTTAGGAGCAACTTATGGCGGTATGGATTACCCGTCTGGGGATGTGATGATCAATATCGATATAGATGACCAGCTGGTGGCTGACTATAACAGCGCCAACGGCACTTCTTATCCCATACTTCCGCATGAAGCCTATGAGGTCAGTGGTAATGAGGTAAAGATTCTTTCGGGTGAAGTATCTTCCTCCCTGATTGATGTTACCATCAGCACCCAAGAAGGAGATATGATTCCTTTTGAAGAGTACATGATGGCTGCTCAGATTACTAATGTGAGTGAAGGAGTAACGCTAAACACTGATTTACAAACGGCCTATTTTATCTTGAAGTATGAGCCATTGATACCTCGAGATGCCTGGCAGGTAGTTTCACTCTCTACTGAAGAACCTGCCGAGGGAGCCAATGGCGGCCTGGTTTCCAGCACCATTGATGGTAATGAAAACACCTTCTGGCATAGCAAGTGGAGCGGAGGCGAAGCACCACCACCACACTGGTTTATACTGGATATGGCGGAGATATACACTTTGCATGGATTATCTATCCTTACCAGACAAAGTGATAACTCAGGTAAACCCAAAGAGATAGTGGTGGAGATTAGTGAGGATGGTGATACCTGGACAGAAGGAGGTAGCTACACCCTGGAGAATACCTCAGACCTGCAGCGAGTGTTCTTTACCACAGGATTTAACAAGCCCGCCAGGTACTTTAAGGTTACGGTGAATTCATCGTACAATGCTGGCTATACGCACATGGCTGAGATATATGCTTTCTAA
- a CDS encoding RagB/SusD family nutrient uptake outer membrane protein, translated as MKNSLYIFLIIIVVLTSCDDYLDQVPSDRQTIEEVFQKKATTEQYLANVYTYIRDDANQHETNPWTSNSDEMVVSWAKYPTYQINIGRWDAASSPFSFWGAYYDGIRAATYFINHIDDNAEMQRVSPDLIPQYKAEARFLRAYFYFMLMRQYGPVVIVGEDVLPVDVPASELQIARTPFDECVAYVVSEFDEAAKALPLVPTSINYGRATRGAALAFKSRVLLYAASPLYNGNTDLANFKNQDGTPLISQSYDENKWQLAANAAKAVMDLNLYLLYKDPENDPIESYRGVLLEPWNDETIFARKDNSLTSEDVHSNPRQAGGWNGMAPSQEMVDAYLMEDGLPISGTSFANPSPLYSESGFTDGIYNMYVNREPRFYASITYNNALWDGGTLKDPTPINFEVTGPNSATGHVTDWSRTGYLVRKNVSPFTNSGSGGTGEVFNRPLVLMRLGEIYLNYAEALNEYNPGNPDILTYVNMIRERAGVPLYGEDIPAPVGQDAMRDAIWRERRIELAFEYLRWFDIRRWKKAEQYIGHDMHGMDVFASGDAFYTRVVAQERVFRKAYYWFPITQYELDRGKLIVQNPGW; from the coding sequence ATGAAAAATTCATTATATATATTTCTAATCATAATTGTAGTCCTGACCAGCTGTGATGATTACCTGGATCAGGTGCCTAGCGATAGACAAACCATAGAAGAGGTTTTCCAAAAGAAAGCCACTACGGAGCAGTATCTAGCTAATGTCTATACCTACATCAGAGATGATGCTAACCAGCATGAAACTAACCCATGGACTTCTAATTCTGATGAAATGGTGGTGTCATGGGCTAAATATCCTACTTACCAAATAAACATTGGCAGGTGGGATGCCGCCAGCAGTCCGTTTTCATTCTGGGGTGCTTATTATGATGGTATTCGTGCTGCCACCTATTTTATCAATCACATAGATGATAATGCAGAAATGCAAAGGGTAAGCCCAGATCTCATTCCTCAGTATAAAGCTGAGGCCAGATTCTTAAGGGCCTATTTTTATTTCATGCTCATGCGCCAGTATGGGCCGGTAGTAATAGTGGGAGAGGATGTGCTTCCTGTGGATGTACCCGCCTCGGAGCTTCAGATAGCCAGGACTCCCTTTGATGAATGCGTTGCCTATGTGGTCAGTGAGTTTGATGAAGCGGCGAAAGCATTGCCTCTGGTACCTACAAGCATAAATTATGGTAGAGCTACAAGAGGAGCAGCCCTGGCTTTCAAATCTAGAGTATTGCTATATGCAGCCAGTCCTTTGTACAATGGTAATACAGATTTGGCCAACTTTAAAAATCAGGATGGTACACCGCTCATAAGCCAGAGCTATGATGAAAACAAATGGCAATTGGCAGCTAATGCGGCTAAGGCGGTAATGGATCTCAACTTATATCTACTTTATAAGGATCCTGAAAATGATCCGATAGAATCCTATAGAGGTGTACTGTTAGAGCCCTGGAATGATGAGACCATCTTTGCCAGAAAAGATAACAGCCTGACCTCTGAAGATGTGCACTCAAACCCCAGACAGGCTGGTGGTTGGAACGGTATGGCACCTTCCCAGGAAATGGTAGATGCCTATCTTATGGAAGATGGATTACCTATCTCGGGTACCAGCTTTGCCAACCCATCACCACTCTATTCTGAATCAGGTTTTACTGATGGTATCTATAACATGTACGTCAATCGTGAGCCGCGCTTCTATGCATCTATTACTTATAACAATGCTTTATGGGATGGCGGTACACTTAAAGACCCTACGCCTATCAACTTTGAGGTAACAGGTCCTAACTCGGCTACAGGTCACGTAACAGACTGGAGTAGAACAGGTTATCTGGTAAGAAAGAACGTGAGTCCATTTACCAACTCTGGTAGCGGTGGCACCGGTGAGGTGTTTAACAGGCCATTGGTGCTAATGAGATTGGGTGAGATCTACCTGAATTATGCGGAAGCCTTAAATGAATATAACCCTGGTAATCCTGACATTCTCACCTATGTGAACATGATCAGAGAGAGAGCCGGTGTGCCATTGTATGGTGAAGATATTCCTGCCCCGGTAGGGCAGGATGCGATGAGAGATGCTATCTGGAGGGAAAGAAGGATTGAATTGGCCTTTGAGTACCTCCGGTGGTTCGACATCAGAAGGTGGAAAAAAGCCGAGCAGTACATTGGCCATGATATGCACGGTATGGATGTATTCGCTAGTGGTGATGCTTTCTACACCAGAGTAGTGGCCCAGGAAAGGGTGTTTAGAAAAGCCTATTATTGGTTTCCTATCACTCAATATGAACTGGATAGAGGAAAGCTTATTGTTCAAAATCCAGGCTGGTAA
- a CDS encoding TonB-dependent receptor — protein sequence MEKRLLFKKYVKYLSYVLILQLLIVFTYSSASLTKAGNIQDDKINIDVKNANLSDVLSLIEKQTGSTFLYQSQLISKHKVTIHAVDKSLKQVLDSILEPLDIAYEIDKTHIILSRKIKQQAALKISGQVTDEADGTPLPGVNIIVKGTTTGTSTDANGEYSLQLKEENSVLVLSFIGYLTQEVPVNGRSVINVPLKADIQSLEEVVVVGYGEQKKITSVGSQSSIKVADLQQQPVANLSNAITGRIAGIVGVQRSGEPGYDNSQIFIRGISSFAQSASNPLILVDGVERSFNNIDPEDIESFSILKDASATAIYGVRGGNGVILINTKKGSNSKPKLNFQYNQGITQFTKLPQFVDGVEYMRVANEARHNTNPNMPPYYSEETIQATIDQSDPDLYPNVDWFDEILDDRGQNRRINFNVDGGSDKATYYLSVGYYDEKGLFKSEELDQYTSSIGFTRYNFTSNLTLDLTNSTKVNFGASGYISDGNYPGVSSGAIFASAYTLPPVVHPPKYSDGKIAQQRTGDINNPYNLLTQSGYVAETKSQIWSNIRVTQDLSHFVDGLSATAMFSFDNNNTHQISRTKSVDRWLAVGRDSEGNLIYEGDAPVVVGTNVLGYARSNGGQRQKYFEASLNYNHAFGKHEVGGLILYNQTDRVDAFAGDFTTSIPYRFHGIAGRGTYAYDERYLLEANFGYNGSEAFAPENRYGFFPSVGIGWVASNEKFFGALDKYIQFLKIRLSHGVVGNAALTASGQRFAYLSTVNGTGADYVFGRNQDNRFGGLDIEYYAANVQWETSTKSNLGVELNTLNGDLALTVDFFRDIRSDIYLLRGDVPDYAGVRNQPTGNLGEVFNKGVDGTLTYNKHLGRSFDVSFRGNFTWNRATVVNDANAEWPYPWQQRIGRKLGQRFGYIALGLFESEEEIANSPRQTGTVKPGDIKFKDLNADGVIDSYDQAPIGYGAFPEIAYGFGTSIAYKGFAIGAFFKGISNVDIMLNGEGIIPFQQGVGTRGNLLANIDNRWTEEDPNPNAFYPRLSDGVNNMNYDGSTWWVRNGGYLRLQNVEVSYTFPQSEWFDKIGLDNLRLYCIGYNLVTFSKFKLWDVELGDGRGASYPLIKTISFGIDCRF from the coding sequence ATGGAAAAACGATTACTATTCAAAAAATATGTAAAATACCTCTCGTATGTCCTTATTTTACAGTTACTTATAGTTTTTACTTATTCTTCGGCTTCCCTTACTAAAGCCGGTAATATTCAGGATGACAAAATCAATATCGATGTCAAAAACGCCAACCTCAGCGATGTTTTATCATTGATAGAGAAGCAAACAGGATCTACATTTCTTTACCAAAGTCAGCTTATTTCAAAACATAAAGTCACCATTCATGCGGTAGACAAAAGCTTGAAGCAGGTATTAGATAGTATTTTAGAACCTCTTGACATTGCTTATGAGATAGATAAAACCCACATTATTCTATCTAGAAAAATTAAACAACAAGCCGCTTTAAAGATTTCAGGACAGGTAACGGATGAGGCTGATGGCACACCTTTACCTGGGGTGAACATCATCGTAAAAGGTACCACTACCGGTACTTCTACTGATGCTAATGGTGAATATTCATTACAACTGAAGGAAGAAAACAGTGTGCTTGTTCTGAGCTTTATCGGATACCTTACACAAGAGGTTCCTGTGAACGGTAGAAGCGTAATCAATGTGCCATTAAAGGCTGATATTCAGTCGCTTGAGGAAGTGGTGGTAGTTGGTTACGGTGAGCAAAAGAAGATCACCTCAGTAGGATCACAATCATCCATTAAAGTGGCTGATTTACAACAACAACCAGTGGCTAACCTGAGCAACGCTATTACTGGGCGTATCGCCGGTATAGTAGGTGTGCAGCGGTCTGGGGAGCCTGGTTACGATAATTCACAGATATTCATCAGAGGTATAAGTAGCTTCGCTCAGTCAGCCAGTAATCCTTTGATTTTGGTGGATGGTGTGGAGCGGTCTTTCAATAATATTGACCCTGAAGATATTGAAAGCTTCAGTATATTAAAAGATGCATCGGCCACGGCTATTTATGGTGTGCGTGGTGGTAATGGTGTAATCCTAATTAATACCAAGAAAGGATCTAACTCTAAGCCGAAACTGAACTTTCAGTACAATCAGGGTATCACCCAATTTACTAAGTTGCCCCAATTTGTAGATGGCGTGGAGTATATGCGTGTAGCCAATGAGGCCAGGCATAATACTAACCCAAACATGCCACCATACTATTCTGAAGAGACCATTCAGGCTACCATCGATCAGTCAGATCCGGATCTTTACCCAAATGTTGACTGGTTTGATGAGATACTGGATGATCGCGGCCAAAACAGAAGGATTAACTTTAATGTAGATGGCGGATCAGACAAGGCTACTTATTACTTATCTGTAGGTTATTATGATGAAAAAGGCCTTTTTAAAAGTGAAGAGCTAGACCAGTACACATCGTCAATAGGTTTCACCAGATATAACTTCACCTCCAACCTCACACTTGATCTTACTAACTCTACCAAGGTGAACTTTGGAGCTTCAGGCTATATTTCAGATGGTAATTACCCTGGCGTTTCTTCAGGAGCTATTTTCGCATCAGCCTATACTTTGCCTCCGGTGGTGCACCCGCCTAAGTATTCTGATGGGAAGATCGCGCAGCAAAGAACTGGTGACATCAATAACCCATACAACCTGCTTACGCAATCGGGTTATGTGGCCGAGACTAAAAGTCAGATTTGGTCTAATATCAGGGTTACTCAGGACCTGAGCCATTTTGTAGATGGTCTTTCAGCTACGGCCATGTTTTCTTTCGATAATAATAACACACACCAAATCAGCAGAACAAAATCTGTAGATAGATGGCTTGCCGTGGGCAGAGACTCAGAAGGAAACCTGATCTACGAAGGAGATGCACCTGTTGTGGTAGGTACCAACGTGTTAGGTTATGCAAGAAGCAATGGTGGGCAGCGACAAAAATATTTTGAAGCTTCACTAAATTATAACCATGCCTTTGGTAAACATGAGGTAGGTGGACTAATCCTTTATAACCAAACGGATAGAGTGGATGCCTTTGCAGGAGATTTTACTACCTCTATTCCTTATCGTTTCCATGGTATAGCTGGTAGAGGTACTTATGCCTATGATGAGCGCTATTTATTAGAAGCCAACTTCGGGTATAACGGATCTGAAGCCTTTGCCCCGGAAAACAGATATGGCTTTTTCCCTTCTGTAGGTATTGGTTGGGTAGCTTCTAATGAGAAATTCTTTGGTGCGCTAGATAAGTATATTCAGTTCTTAAAAATAAGGCTTTCTCACGGAGTAGTAGGTAATGCAGCACTTACCGCATCTGGTCAGCGATTCGCTTACCTTTCTACGGTAAATGGCACCGGAGCTGATTATGTTTTTGGTAGAAACCAGGACAATCGCTTTGGCGGGCTGGACATAGAATACTATGCTGCTAATGTGCAGTGGGAAACATCCACGAAGAGTAATCTTGGGGTAGAGCTGAACACCCTGAATGGTGATCTGGCCCTGACCGTAGACTTTTTTAGAGATATTAGATCAGACATTTACTTGTTGCGAGGAGATGTACCCGACTACGCTGGCGTTAGAAACCAACCCACAGGTAATTTGGGAGAGGTTTTCAATAAAGGTGTAGACGGTACATTGACCTATAATAAGCACCTGGGGCGCAGTTTTGATGTGAGCTTCAGAGGTAACTTCACCTGGAACAGAGCCACCGTGGTAAATGATGCCAATGCCGAATGGCCTTACCCATGGCAGCAGAGAATTGGCCGTAAGCTGGGACAAAGATTCGGTTATATTGCCTTAGGTCTTTTTGAAAGCGAAGAGGAGATAGCCAACAGCCCAAGACAAACAGGTACGGTGAAGCCAGGAGATATCAAGTTTAAAGATCTTAATGCTGATGGTGTGATAGATTCTTATGATCAGGCACCTATTGGATATGGAGCTTTCCCTGAGATAGCTTATGGTTTTGGTACTTCTATTGCCTATAAAGGATTTGCCATTGGCGCTTTCTTCAAAGGCATTAGCAATGTAGACATTATGTTGAATGGTGAAGGTATTATTCCATTCCAGCAGGGCGTGGGTACCAGAGGAAACTTGCTGGCCAACATAGATAACCGCTGGACAGAGGAAGATCCTAACCCGAATGCCTTCTACCCAAGACTTAGTGATGGTGTAAACAACATGAACTATGACGGCAGCACCTGGTGGGTAAGAAATGGTGGTTATTTAAGACTGCAGAACGTGGAAGTAAGCTATACTTTTCCTCAAAGCGAATGGTTCGACAAAATCGGGCTGGATAACCTAAGGCTTTATTGTATAGGATATAACTTGGTCACATTCAGTAAGTTCAAGCTTTGGGATGTGGAGCTGGGTGATGGACGAGGAGCTTCTTATCCCCTTATAAAGACCATCAGTTTCGGAATTGATTGTAGATTTTAA